From Plasmodium falciparum 3D7 genome assembly, chromosome: 9, one genomic window encodes:
- a CDS encoding replication protein A1, small fragment has protein sequence MSENDLLFRISQITTYVSKWIIKAKVVNKTKLSTFKNNNSFFSIDVTDVHGDSISCKFWGSSADKWFNVIELKKVYIFSKGRVSIANPKYNTVKHKYELTFNEDSEIHEVKDDGEIKIQKKISLVNLRDIKIATKETPFTADLIGIVKHIGTVSNLKTKQGNDIAKQNIIIVDDTKHSFEISFWDSNVNLIKEEIVENEIYIFTNINIRNWNDMKNGTFGVTSSIEKMENLNDELKAKCAKISQWYNNSGKYEQFTNMRNILSNDVTQTPDKHYSISDVSDVLSKISGTYTLIGRIKRIYWKSKENEHRFYYPACMKCKKKLLSSGHDNNMDNEFDNPEEDNIVYSCMNCDENNVKPFYNYTFNFLFMDFSGSIILRAFSDEGYNLLGKKAEELKNLDEDTLDYLFNYDFLYKEYKIVVRVNQKAYNGIERVNFTAMKIFPLKPTDITSLLTEIQLLIANNNDNSHRAKRSLNDDTNDSKKQKL, from the exons ATGAGTGAGAACGA CTTATTATTTCGTATTAGTCAGATTACTACATACGTTAGCAAATGGATAATAAAAGCCAAGGTAGTAAATAAAACTAAACTTTCTACTTTCAAAAACAATAACAGTTTCTTCAGTATAGACGTTACGGATGTACATGGAGATTCAATATCGTGTAAGTTCTGGGGTAGTTCAGCAGATAAATGGTTTAATGTTATTGAACTAAAGaaagtgtatatattttctaaagGTCGAGTGTCTATAGCAAATCCCAAATATAATACAGTAAAACATAAATACGAGTTAACATTTAATGAAGATAGTGAAATACATGAAGTGAAAGATGATGGAGAAATAAAGattcaaaagaaaatatcTCTAGTGAATTTAagagatataaaaatagCTACAAAAGAAACACCATTTACAGCTGATTTAATAGGTATAGTTAAACATATAGGAACAGTAAGtaatttaaaaacaaaacaagGTAATGATATAGCTAagcaaaatattattatagttGACGATACAAAACATTCTTTTGAAATATCCTTTTGGGATTCTAAcgttaatttaataaaagaagaaattgtagaaaatgaaatatatatatttactaatattaatataagaaattGGAATGATATGAAAAATGGTACTTTTGGTGTTACTAGTTCTAtagaaaaaatggaaaactTAAATGATGAATTAAAAGCTAAATGTGCCAAAATATCACAGTGGTATAATAATAGTGgtaaatatgaacaatttaCTAATATgagaaatattttatctaATGATGTTACACAAACTCCAGATAAACATTATTCCATAAGTGATGTTAGTGATGTGCTATCAAAAATATCAGGTACATATACCCTTATAGgaagaattaaaagaatatattggAAAAGTAAAGAAAATGAACACAGATTTTATTATCCTGCTTGCatgaaatgtaaaaaaaaactatTATCTAGTGgacatgataataatatggataatgaATTTGATAATCCAGAAGAAGATAATATTGTTTATTCTTGTATGAAttgtgatgaaaataatgttaaaccattttataattatacttTCAATTTCTTATTTATGGACTTTTCAGGATCTATTATATTAAGAGCCTTTTCAGATGAAggatataatttattaggAAAAAAAGcagaagaattaaaaaatctaGATGAAGATACACTAGactatttatttaattatgatttcttatataaagaatataaaattgttGTTAGAGTTAATCAAAAAGCTTATAATGGTATAGAAAGAGTTAATTTTACAGCCATGAAAATATTCCCACTTAAACCTACAGATATCACTTCTTTATTAACAGAAATACAACTACTTATAGCAAATAACAATGATAATTCACATAGAGCTAAAAGGTCATTGAACGATGATACTAATGACtccaaaaaacaaaaactatga
- a CDS encoding bacterial histone-like protein gives MYVILYCVLFLFQVVYSRRAFINVHKNNIINNKLSVNNPYNKNALYQSSSKIPMSQAITKKQIIEEVSMETKENKKTVEKIMNGIFDNIYKHLENNEKIYIHKFGMFYNIFRKKRCIKNLRTKEDIEIESSHMPHFKFSKVFKELIKQNVKVKKGKGVSTNDHDLDEDDMNMDNINESFKENVNEKLIY, from the exons atgtatgtaatattatattgtgtcctttttttatttcaagtTGTTTATTCACGTCGAGCTTTTATCAATGTtcataagaataatataatcaATAATAAACTGAGCGTTAACAATCCTTACAATAAAAATGCGTTATATCAAAGTTCTTCTAAAATACCCATGTCACAG GCGATTACAAAGAAGCAAATAATAGAAGAAGTTTCAATGGAAActaaagaaaacaaaaagacTGTTGAAAAGATAATGAATGGGatatttgataatatatataaacatttagagaataatgaaaagatatatatacacaaatttggaatgttttataatatttttagaaaGAAAAgatgtataaaaaatttgaGAACTAAAGAAGATATTGAAATAGAAAGTAGTCACATGCCTCAttttaaattttcaaaaGTTTTTAAGGagttaataaaacaaaatgtaaaggttaaaaaaggaaaaggagTTAGTACCAATGATCATGATTTGGATGAGGATGATAtgaatatggataatattaatgaaagcTTTAAGGAAAATGTAAATGAAAagttaatttattaa
- a CDS encoding copper-transporting ATPase, translating into MAKLSLTINNVDDDLKRKIKKAKFEGVEDLKHKNKKLTISYNPKVVDSYGVIERIKHLDINGEILKDDNDISSKNGNSFTFSMYKEGVEENVVKKANIFDDNENMQNTNNYIDNNSNNCNNLYGINNRDNYDKLDCNGNNADNNFDQIYDMNNMVNNYTYPNGEDLYEQLDNAYDDKNYKDNYKNYETNHQKCEQNYKNYEAIHQKCEQNYKNYEANHQKCEQNYKNYESNHQNHEQNYKSYGDNYQNCNVSEKNENINSNYNSTNNKGDLYDINYYPNQVEKVEESEGVDENRKSSKFSVLNLFNNIKKSKDKKKMKKEIKKDYLNEDYNNLDKRILLSNDMYKNVENKNYNNSNDNYNSNNNYYYDYNEEKLKKKNFNFRDYESYRDKQNIYICELKIYNMTCDNCGKKIINFLKDKKLILEGNSFATDNKIKLKIDISSDIIHCNNNVKMFVNTIMNEIKESGFNNDLLDLYKDDKNRCNLSEITLYIYRDDIKKSYKLLKDIKGISNVEYDLKKEYIYFLYDPELVGIRYILEILKKKKNVDAYYDEDKEKYFRSSQNNETNNTWKLIELSICIIISIIIIVLNKYQMNMGSMNGFYSYTKKLFDNSNKIDTDNIKHPSIYHNIGNGTPVDQSTLDIYFENVTKGKTLNEYVHKQSRRDEKGTFFINSNFKFIKKNKDSPINRKWVDDDIKKGQILNGKKNKSIEYNNTINMLNDQIDAGHYNNQEGHKDYPLDNENNVSKYIECTNSENRRKNYLLNEKDDDDNNKEKNINNNDNNNDEKNDNFNNDYNKDDYYDDEHYDIIPIGDFRKSDISEKHPDNKKGDNTKNGYSRFRKHINTNLKNKNNKNESDGEEEKGNIDGIYILKQKNHKKDMIKGEEENKDNFSKKEEKSDNENSNEEIDKNYNYLKRKEKDHNSSNDEDNINDSVLKENVKEEEIHESSSNEQSDSYLKKIEKKDNKNISVDNNENDNFLKKKEMKDVNNENEENRESSSLLKENKKKDNKNISVENNENDNFLKKNEMEDQNNKHVGSNVGDIVLKKNKKKDNKNTNDENNENDNFLKKKEKLYNNSSNEQNEENENFLKKKENTDNKNTNIQDKQNAIFLKNKKKKDDKNSKEENDESDNFLKKKVRTEDKNTNGQDKQDDIFLKNKQNDNVKSSHDQDNQNDDTFLKKKKIKDKNDNSNDEGNVSSLMLSKKEDENKSKNKKCDTNNSKDNIGEDNLGVSKEQDGKDSQDVKGGKHGQDVKDDKDEQDVKGGKHGQDVKDDKDEQDVKDGKHGQDVKGGKHGQDVKDDKDEQDVKDGKHGQDVKDDNDEQDVKDDKDEQDVKDDKDEQDVKDDNDEQDVKDDKDEQDVKDDKDEQNVKDDKEDKDIKGGKHGQDVKNDKHGQDVKNVKHGDVVKDGENENDSYDETEEDNFLMKKKEKKDENSTKDEKENIVMRKNKNSEISNEENNATYENENIFMNKNKSYNNSYKNEGNDDSLFSFNNLFYKLANYSIYLDMDTKIVKGLSLRLFFIFVLSSFVYIYYGFSFVLNGYKNLKNNMINMNVLISISSSFSYFYSLLLLLFCLIFSIDLNGIPLYFDSSALLICIMKFGCEIENFLVSFSKKKMEDLYESTAKNVYILEKKNRYYQDEEGNFNSNIPIKSMSNISKAFSKDNNSNSIIANSQINSNDILQSVGKENIKVDTLKNNLSFSTSSFFLSNQFLYDDDEINKILSQDMDININDYNINSYPVQFIQKNDILIFYEGSTLLIDGIKINKGISCVDESMISGEKNAIKKYKGDKVYAGSKCVEGVVIIYVKDISKGNYIEYVKQTLDEINCKKTNLQLYADKIASIFIPFILILCIVVFFIWFILTFFDIVNIKKENYFKLNRFLSCVFFSVHFSLSILCVACPCAVGLASPLSIAISTYICSSIGIIIKNINIFEIFLECKHFIFDKTGTLTVGKPVVNKIYISNNIDLFIDQLLKNKSGNHLSVSFNDNKNAKMPALVRAKSDEKKVKKMNNNMKDNVNKLYSTAYSINDQPSNGYNGYMNNFDEQGLEGNENMMKNNTLNFVENFSCCNKNVSFYSFTTEKEYFKIEIKKTSRNRDKVKKKKKYTKNETRNNYDESSLSGDKNYQNYQNYQNDQNDQIVSNSCMGENKSILNSIVSFITDKNKKNKYNKILDNSLKEHFINNSDNYFSSNDDSYYSETTSNENEHNKYDNIPVSNNIMDQHDHLQNMSSPLEEENSYMEKSSDWLYLFLSLSLNIEKYSNHLFATSINTYINNNFSINEVFDVNNLKNEKNQGISCIINDLTITIGTLFFCYTKYKNIYCNKVPIIEEKLTVKSMERHIYSCDCNVHKTYQYLYSYSNSKKNESNNIIFMCIEGIVVGFFTLVDNIKPEVFELINFLKREKKKVYVCTGDNYMNALYISKILGIKKENVSSNTLPLEKVQFVKKVQSMNDGKVCMIGDGINDCFALKTADLGLSLCTRTNVVMDSADACIVDNNINVIIKLFEISRKTLLVIKFNFLFSFFINIFFILLASGAFYSLNYVFSPFLFTFLMFCSSIIVILSSLSLKLLLKNI; encoded by the exons ATGGCTAAATTGTCATTAACTATTAACAATGTTGATGATGATTTAAAGCGAAAGATTAAGAAGGCAAAATTTGAGGGTGTTGAAGATCTGAaacataaaaacaaaaagttGACCATTTCTTATAACCCGAAGGTTGTGGATTCTTATGGAGTAATAGAACGTATAAAACATTTGGATATTAATGGTGAAATTTTAAAggatgataatgatataagTAGTAAGAACGGAAATAGTTTCACTTTTTCAATGTATAAGGAAGGAGTAGAAGAAAATGTTGTTAAGAAGGCGAATATATTTGATGATAATGAGAATATgcaaaatacaaataattatattgataataatagtaataattgtaataatttatatggtataaataatagagataattatgataaattaGATTGTAATGGTAATAATGCAGATAACAATTTTGATCAGATATacgatatgaataatatggtGAATAATTATACTTATCCAAATGGTGAAGATCTTTATGAACAGCTTGATAATgcatatgatgataaaaattataaagacaattataaaaattatgaaaccAATCATCAAAAATGTGAacagaattataaaaattatgaagcCATTCATCAAAAATGTGAacagaattataaaaattatgaagcCAATCATCAAAAATGTGAacagaattataaaaattatgaatccAATCATCAAAATCATGAACAGAATTATAAATCTTATGGAGATAATTATCAAAATTGTAATGTGtctgaaaaaaatgaaaatataaattctaattataatagcacaaataataaaggagatttatatgatataaattattatcctAATCAAGTTGAAAAGGTTGAAGAATCAGAAGGCGTAGACGAGAATAGGAAAAGTAGTAAATTCAgtgttttaaatttatttaataatattaaaaaatcaaaggataagaaaaaaatgaagaaagaaATTAAGAAagattatttaaatgaagattataataatttagataAGCGCATTTTGTTATCTAatgatatgtataaaaatgtgGAGAATAAAAactataataatagtaacgataattataatagtaataataattattattatgattataatgaAGAGAAgctgaagaaaaagaattttaATTTCAGAGACTATGAAAGTTATAGagataaacaaaatatttacatttgtgaattaaaaatttataatatgacTTGTGATAATTGtgggaaaaaaattattaactttttaaaagataagaAATTAATTTTAGAAGGAAATAGTTTTGCTACagacaataaaataaaattaaaaatcgATATCTCATCTGATATTATACactgtaataataatgtaaaaatgTTTGTAAATACAATTATgaatgaaataaaagaaagtggatttaataatgatttattaGATCTTTATAAAGATGATAAGAATCGTTGTAATTTATCCGAAATAacattatacatatacagagatgatataaaaaaatcatataagttattaaaagatattaaAGGTATTAGTAATGTAGaatatgatttaaaaaaagaatatatttactttttatatgaCCCTGAACTTGTTGGAATACGTTATATTTTAGaaattttaaagaaaaaaaaaaatgttgatgcttattatgatgaagataaagaaaaatattttagaaGTAGCCAAAATAATGAAACAAATAATACCTGGAAATTAATTGAATTGtctatttgtattattataagtattatcattattgttttGAATAAGTATCAAATGAATATGGGTTCTATGAATGGTTTTTATTcctatacaaaaaaattgttcgataatagtaataaaattGATACGGATAATATCAAACATCCATCTATTTATCACAATATAGGAAATGGTACCCCTGTTGATCAATCGAcattagatatatattttgaaaatgtAACAAAAGGAAAGACTTTAAATGAATATGTTCATAAACAAAGTCGTCGTGATGAAAAAggaacattttttattaattcaaattttaaatttattaagaaAAACAAGGATTCCCCTATAAATAGAAAATGGGtagatgatgatataaagaaAGGACAAATTTTAAAtggtaaaaaaaacaaaagtatagaatataataatactattaatatgttaaatGATCAAATTGATGCAggtcattataataatcaagaAGGTCATAAGGACTATCCATTGGATAATGAGAATAATGTgtctaaatatatagaatgtACAAATTCAGAAAATAGGAGAAAGAATTATTTATTGAATGAAaaggatgatgatgataataataaggaaaaaaatataaataataatgataataataatgatgaaaaaaatgataattttaataatgacTACAATAaggatgattattatgatgacgAACATTATGATATTATCCCCATTGGTGATTTCAGAAAAAGCGATATATCAGAAAAACATccagataataaaaaaggtgataatacaaaaaatggaTATTCTCGTTTTAGGAAACATATTAATACTAATCTAAAGAacaagaataataaaaatgagtCCGATggagaagaagaaaaaggtAATATAGatggtatatatattcttaaacAAAAGAAtcataaaaaagatatgatTAAAGGGGAAGaggaaaataaagataatttttcaaaaaaagaggaaaagtcggataatgaaaattcaaatgaagaaattgataagaattataattatttgaaaagaaaagaaaaggatcATAACAGTTCAAATGATgaggataatataaatgatagtGTGTTAAAAGAAAACGTAAAGGAAGAAGAAATACATGAAAGTAGTTCAAATGAACAAAGTGATAgctatttgaaaaaaatagaaaagaaagataataaaaatataagtgtTGACAATAATGAGaatgataattttttgaagaaaaaggaaatgaaggatgtaaataatgaaaatgaagaaaataggGAAAGCTCTAGCTTATtgaaggaaaataaaaagaaagataataaaaatataagtgttgaaaataatgagaatgataattttttgaaGAAAAACGAAATGGAggatcaaaataataaacatgtCGGAAGTAATGTAGGTGATATTGTtttgaagaaaaataaaaagaaagataataaaaacacaAATGACGAAAATAATGAGaatgataattttttgaagaaaaaggaaaagttatataataatagttcaaatgaacaaaatgaagagaatgaaaattttctaaaaaaaaaggaaaatactgataataaaaatacaaatatccAAGATAAGCAAAAtgctatttttttaaaaaacaaaaaaaagaaggatgataaaaattccaaggaagaaaatgatgaaagTGATAACTTTCTGAAGAAGAAAGTAAGAACAgaagataaaaatacaaatggTCAAGATAAGCAAgatgatatttttttaaaaaataaacaaaatgataatgTCAAAAGTTCACATGATCAAGATAACCAAAATGATGATACAtttttgaagaaaaaaaaaataaaagataagaATGATAATTCCAATGATGAAGGAAATGTCAGTTCACTAATGTTAAGTAAAAAGgaagatgaaaataaatccaaaaataaaaagtgtGATACAAATAATTCAAAAGATAATATAGGTGAAGACAACCTTGGGGTGAGTAAAGAACAAGATGGTAAGGATAGCCAAGATGTTAAAGGTGGTAAGCATGGACAAGATGTTAAAGATGATAAAGATGAACAAGATGTTAAAGGTGGTAAGCATGGACAAGACGTTAAAGATGATAAGGATGAACAAGATGTTAAAGATGGTAAACATGGACAAGATGTTAAAGGTGGTAAGCATGGACAAGATGTTAAAGATGATAAGGATGAACAAGATGTTAAAGATGGTAAACATGGACAAGATGTtaaagatgataatgatgaacaAGATGTTAAAGATGATAAGGATGAACAAGATGTTAAAGATGATAAGGATGAACAAGATGTtaaagatgataatgatgaacaAGATGTTAAAGATGATAAGGATGAACAAGATGTTAAAGATGATAAGGATGAACAAAATGTTAAAGACGATAAGGAAGACAAAGATATTAAAGGTGGTAAGCATGGACAAGATGTTAAAAATGATAAGCATGGACAAGATGTTAAAAATGTTAAGCATGGAGATGTCGTTAAAGATggagaaaatgaaaatgactCATATGACGAAACAGAAGAAGATAATTTtttgatgaagaaaaaagaaaaaaaagatgaaaacaGTACAAaggatgaaaaagaaaatatagtTATGcgtaaaaataagaatagtGAAATATccaatgaagaaaataatgctacttatgaaaatgaaaatatttttatgaataaaaataaaagttataataattcatataaaaatgaaggaaATGATGAttctcttttttcttttaataatttattttacaaaTTAGCTAATTATAGTATTTATTTAGATATGGACACAAAAATTGTTAAAGGTTTATCATTaagattattttttatttttgtattaagttcttttgtatatatatattatggatTTAGTTTTGTATTGAATGGATATAAGAatttaaagaataatatgattaatatGAATGTTTTAATTTCAATTAGTTCCTCTTTTTcgtatttttattctttattacttttgttattttgtttaattttttctattgATTTAAATGGTAttcctttatattttgattcaTCAGCATTGTTGATCTGTATAATGAAATTTGGGTGTGAAATAGAAAATTTTCTAGTTAGcttttccaaaaaaaaaatggaggATTTATATGAAAGTACGGcaaaaaatgtatacatactggagaaaaaaaatagatattATCAAGACGAGGAAGGAAAttttaatagtaatataccAATAAAAAGTATGTCTAATATAAGTAAGGCGTTTagtaaagataataatagcAATAGTATAATAGCAAATAGTCAAATAAATAGTAATGATATTCTTCAATCTGTtggaaaagaaaatataaaagttgatactttaaaaaataatctaTCCTTTTCAACTAGTTCCTTTTTTCTATCAAAccaatttttatatgatgatgatgaaataaataaaattttatcacAAGATatggatataaatataaatgattataatataaatagttaCCCTGTTCAATTTATTCAAAAGAAcgacatattaatattttatgaagGGTCAACATTATTAATTGATggtataaaaattaataaaggaATTTCTTGTGTTGATGAAAGTATGATAAGTGGTGAAAAAAATgctattaaaaaatataaaggagATAAAGTATATGCTGGTTCAAAATGTGTGGAAGGAGTAGtcataatatatgttaaagATATATCTAAAGGAAATTATATTGAATATGTAAAACAAACGTTAGATGAAATAAATTGTAAGAAAACTAATTTACAATTATATGCGGATAAAATAGCTAGTATTTTTATACCTTTCAtcttaatattatgtattgtTGTATTTTTCATTTGGTTTATTTTAACTTTCTTTGAtatagtaaatataaaaaaagagaattattttaaattaaatcgTTTTCTTtcatgtgtttttttttctgtacatttttcattatctatattatgtGTGGCATGTCCATGTGCTGTTGGTTTGGCTAGTCCTTTATCGATTGCTATAAGTACTTACATATGCAGTAGTATTggaataattataaagaatattaatatttttgaaattttCTTAGAATGTAAgcattttatatttgataAAACAGGTACATTAACAGTAGGCAAACCAGtagtaaataaaatatatatttcaaataatattgattTGTTTATTGatcaattattaaaaaataaatcaggAAATCATTTATCTGTAAGTTTTAATGATAACAAAAATGCAAAGATGCCTGCTTTGGTTCGTGCAAAAAGTGATGAGAAGAAAGTCAAAAagatgaataataatatgaaagatAATGTGAATAAGTTATATAGTACTGCTTATTCCATAAATGATCAACCATCAAATGGTTATAATggatatatgaataatttcgATGAACAAGGATTAGAAGGAAACgaaaatatgatgaaaaataatacGCTAAATTTTGTTGAAAATTTTTCATgttgtaataaaaatgtgaGCTTTTACTCTTTCACTACGGAAAAGGAATATTTCAAaatagaaattaaaaaaacatcAAGAAACAGAGATAAagttaagaaaaaaaaaaaatacacaaagAATGAAACaagaaataattatgatgaaagTTCCTTAAGTGGAgataaaaattatcaaaattatcaaaattatCAAAATGATCAAAATGACCAAATCGTTTCCAACAGTTGTATGGGTGAAAATAAGTCCATTTTAAATAGCATAGTTTCATTTATTACagacaaaaataaaaaaaacaaatataacaaaatattagATAATTCATTAAAGgaacattttattaataactcagataattatttttcatcaAATGATGATTCATATTATAGTGAAACTACTAGTAATGAAAATGAGCATaacaaatatgataatataccagtatcaaataatataatggatCAGCATGATCATTTACAAAATATGTCTTCACCtttagaagaagaaaattcaTATATGGAAAAAAGTAGTGATTGGTTATACCTCTTTTTAAGCTTAAGTTTAAATATCGAAAAATATAGTAATCATTTGTTTGCTACCtctattaatacatatataaataataatttttctattAACGAAGTATTTGatgttaataatttaaagaatgaaaaaaatcaaGGTATTAGttgtataataaatgatcTAACCATAACTATTGGTACTTTATTCTTTTGTTAtactaaatataaaaatatatattgtaataaagTACCCATTATTGAAGAAAAGCTAACAGTTAAAAGTATGGAAAGACATATTTATTCATGTGATTGTAATGTTCATAAAACatatcaatatttatatagctATTCGAAcagtaaaaaaaatgaaagcaataacataatttttatgtgtatTGAAGGAATTGTCGTTGGATTTTTTACTCTAGTAGACAATATTAAACCCGAGGTTTTTGAACTAATCAATTTCTTGAAGAGAGAGAAGAAAAAGGTATATGTCTGTACGGgtgataattatatgaatgctctttatatatctaaaatattaggtataaaaaaggaaaacgtATCTTCTAATACGTTGCCCTTAGAGAAGGTTCAATTTGTGAAGAAAGTTCAATCAATGAATGACG gAAAAGTTTGTATGATTGGAGATGGAATAAACGACTGTTTTGCCTTAAAAACGGCTGACCTAGGTTTATCCTTATGTACTAGAACTAATGTTGTTATGGACAGTGCTGATGCTTGTAttgttgataataatataaatgtgataataaaattatttgaaataAGTAGAAAAACATTATtagtaataaaatttaatttcctcttttctttttttattaatatattctttatattattggCTAGTGGGGCTTTTTATTCTTTGAATTATGTTTTTTCCCCTTTCCTTTTTACATTCCTAATGTTTTGTAGTTCCATCAtagttatattatcatcactctCATTAAAATT GCTTCTCAAGAATATATGA